The following are from one region of the Nicotiana tomentosiformis chromosome 7, ASM39032v3, whole genome shotgun sequence genome:
- the LOC138895874 gene encoding uncharacterized mitochondrial protein AtMg00860-like, protein MALAQKEIDFLGMHFVQGAYSPGPHICQELLKFPDTNLTTKQIQQFLGVVNYVRDFIQNISAYISSLTKMLKKTTLSWGKEQDEAVKKIKEISKYVKSLYIPSADMPAESSKMASNIITPLSRKFLQ, encoded by the exons ATGGCACTTGCTCAAAAAGAGATTGATTTTCTCGGAATGCATTTTGTCCAAGGTGCATACAGTCCAGGACCACATATATGTCAGGAACTGCTCAAATTTCCAGATACTAACCTCACAACAAAGCAGATCCAACAGTTCTTGGGAGTAGTAAATTATGTAAGAGATTTCATCCAAAATATCTCTGCATACATTTCTTCGCTCACAAAGATGCTCAAGAAAACTACTCTGTCATGGGGAAAGGAACAAGATGAAGCAGTCAAGAAAATAAAGGAGATATCTAAATATGTCAAATCCCTCTACATCCCTTCAGCAG ATATGCCAGCGGAAAGTTCAAAGATGGCGAGCAATATTATCACTCCACTTTCAAGGAAATTCTTGCAGTGA